One window of the Magnolia sinica isolate HGM2019 chromosome 19, MsV1, whole genome shotgun sequence genome contains the following:
- the LOC131235177 gene encoding peroxidase 9, producing MHHTQMRNMAFLSACFSVMAMVLLTSSLSLANPGYYFGWGGDNGGGGAFNGGYYGLLPEFYQYSCPQANDIVLSVLERAIAQEPRMAASLLRLHFHDCFVQGCDASVLLDDSAAIVSEKQSNPNRNSIRGFEVIDEIKARLEEACPQTVSCADILALAARGSTVLSGGPSWELPLGRRDSKTASLRDSNRNIAPPNSTLQNLITSFQHQGLDETDLVALSGGHTIGMARCVTFKQRLYNQNGNNQPDETLEKNFYYGLTSVCPSSGGDNNISPLDFISPSKFDNYYFKLILWGKGLLNSDEVLLTGNGFNTMGLVKSYAEDEGLFFNQFAKSMVKMGNISPLTGYNGEVRKNCRRVN from the exons ATGCATCATACACAAATGAGAAACATGGCTTTCCTGAGTGCTTGTTTCAGTGTCATGGCCATGGTTTTGCTCACTTCCTCACTTTCCCTAGCTAACCCTGGCTACTATTTTGGCTGGGGTGGCGACAATGGTGGTGGTGGGGCTTTTAATGGAGGGTATTATGGTCTTTTGCCAGAATTCTACCAGTACTCATGTCCACAAGCTAATGACATTGTCTTGTCTGTCTTGGAGAGAGCCATTGCACAAGAGCCTAGAATGGCTGCTTCTTTGCTTAGACTTCACTTCCATGACTGCTTTGTGCAG GGCTGTGATGCATCAGTGTTGTTGGACGATAGCGCAGCAATCGTCAGTGAGAAACAATCAAACCCAAACAGGAATTCAATCCGTGGATTTGAAGTGATCGACGAGATCAAGGCCAGATTGGAGGAGGCATGCCCTCAGACAGTTTCCTGCGCAGACATTCTTGCACTTGCAGCCAGAGGCTCCACTGTACTG AGTGGTGGACCTAGCTGGGAGCTTCCATTGGGAAGGAGAGATTCAAAGACAGCAAGCCTGAGAGACTCAAACAGAAACATTGCCCCACCAAACTCAACCCTCCAAAACCTGATAACATCCTTCCAACATCAAGGGCTCGATGAAACAGACCTGGTTGCACTCTCAG GGGGTCACACTATTGGGATGGCCAGATGTGTGACCTTTAAGCAGAGGCTTTACAACCAGAACGGAAACAACCAACCAGACGAGACACTCGAAAAGAACTTCTACTACGGTTTGACGTCAGTCTGCCCAAGCTCCGGGGGCGATAACAACATCTCCCCCTTGGATTTCATCTCTCCTTCCAAATTTGACAACTACTACTTCAAACTGATCTTGTGGGGGAAAGGTCTTCTCAATTCAGATGAAGTGCTGCTGACAGGGAACGGCTTCAATACTATGGGTTTGGTCAAGAGCTACGCAGAAGATGAAGGTCTCTTCTTCAACCAGTTTGCAAAATCGATGGTTAAAATGGGGAACATCAGTCCCCTCACCGGCTACAATGGAGAAGTTCGGAAGAACTGCCGTCGGGTGAATTAA